DNA sequence from the Tenacibaculum mesophilum genome:
TTTAATTTCTTTTATTCTCTCTTTTGCATATTTGGTTAAAACTGAATCTTTTCTTTCAAAACGATTTACGTAGTTTTTGTAATGTTTATAAGCTATTCGTTTATCCTTATAATAATCTTCACTAGTTTTAGCTAGTTGGTACAAGGCTTTATAATTTTTTCTATTCTCTTCAAAAGCTCTTTTATAAGACTTTACCCCTTCTTTTGGGTTTCCTAATTTTTCGTACACTCTAGCTAATTGATAGTACTCAACATCTCGAGGCTCTTTACCCGCAAAAGTTGCCACCATATAATCTAGCTGAGCTTTATAAAACTTTTTCTTTTCAAAATTGATGTCTCCTAAATAGGTATACGCTTTAAAATCTGATCTATCAATTCTTATAGCTTTATTAAAGTACTTTTTTGCTTCGTCATATTTCTTTAGATTGAAAAAACAACGCCCTAGCATTTTCTGTGTGTAATGTTCGTTGGGCGCTATAGTATCTATTCTTTGTAAATATTGAATGGCTTCAGTAAACTTCTCTTCTCTATATAAATTATTAATTTTCAACTTATTTAAGTTCATATGATTTGGGTTCACTACCAAACCTTTATTTATAAAAATGTTTGCTGAATCTTTATCTCTTAATGAAGTGTAGGCTAATGCTAAGTGGTGAATAGACTTAATGTGAGTTGTATCATTTTTATAAGCTTCTAAAAAACTATTTATTTTTAGATTTCTTTTTTTTAACATTCCATAAGCAACTCCCAATCGGTAATAATAATTTGCACTTGTACTATCTTGTTTAATGATATTTTTAAAAGTATCGATTGCTTTTGCAGGTTGCTTGGTTTGTGTATACAATTTTCCTAATTGATACTTAATGAGTAAATTTTCAGCATCATCATTTATAATACCTTCATAAACATCAATAGCTTTTTGTAGTTTATTCTCTTTTTTATAAGCTTTTGCTAACTTTATTTTTACTGAATAATCATCTTTTAACTCCAATGCTTTTTCGTAATATATAGAAGCTTTTTTATAATCATCAATTGAAGCGTAAATAGATGCTACTTTTGAGGTTGATTGAAAAGTAGTATCTAACTCATGTAACTTTTTTAATGCTGTTTGGTAACGTCCTATATTCACTAAACTATCAATAGTTTTAAAAGTCGAAACTTGTGCCTCGACTTTTAAAATTCCTATTACAAAAACAATAAGTAAAATTTTATTTCTCACGTTTCTATTTTTGGTGTTATTCATAAGTTATCTAAGCTGGCAATATAGTTAATTATACATTAAAATGTGATAGGCAATACAAACCCAGTTCTTACAATTTTACCATTCTTTTCTCCTGGTTTCATTTGAGGTAATTTTTTTAGCATATCAATTGTGTGTGTTTTTAACTCTGGATGCGGTGCACGAACTTTAAAACCAAATACTCTCCCATCTATTCCTATTTTAAACAAAGCATAGATTCTTTTTTTTCCAGAAATCTCCTTTATTGAATCTGCTAACTTTACATTAAAATTCTTTTTCACAAACTTCATCATACTTAAATTAAAACATTTTCTATCACCTTCTTCACAACCAGGAAATGTTGGAGCTTTATCCAAACTAGAAAATGGTACATCTTCCACTTCACTCATGTTTTCTTTTGTAATATTCTTACTTCTCTTCTCACTAAGTTTTACACTTGAGCACGCAGTATATAAAATCATGCTTCCTAATAATGGAATTAGCAGCAAATACTTTAGTTGTTTTACTTTTTTTGATTGTGTTTTCGTCATCATAATAATTCGTTTTTTGATTAATGAATGTTTGTAAAATTGATTAATGAATGAAATATGCTCGACCTGAAAAATATCAGCGAGTAAATGGTTGATATAATTTTCTTTTTTATCTGATTTGCTGGCTACAGCATCTGAAATATATTCATGAACTAACGATATACGATTCTGATACACATACACCATTGGATTAAACCACATAATTATTTTCAAAAACTCAAAAAACAACAAATCTAATGTGTGTTTCTGTTCGCTATGTACTAATTCGTGCTGAATAATTTTTTCTTGTTTTGACGATGGAATATCCTTTCCTAAAAAAATATAATTGAAGAATGAAAACGCCTTTGTTTCTTTTGGCAATAAAACCAACTTATAATTTTCTTTTCTAGCAACGCCATATTGTAAAACTAATC
Encoded proteins:
- a CDS encoding tetratricopeptide repeat protein, with amino-acid sequence MRNKILLIVFVIGILKVEAQVSTFKTIDSLVNIGRYQTALKKLHELDTTFQSTSKVASIYASIDDYKKASIYYEKALELKDDYSVKIKLAKAYKKENKLQKAIDVYEGIINDDAENLLIKYQLGKLYTQTKQPAKAIDTFKNIIKQDSTSANYYYRLGVAYGMLKKRNLKINSFLEAYKNDTTHIKSIHHLALAYTSLRDKDSANIFINKGLVVNPNHMNLNKLKINNLYREEKFTEAIQYLQRIDTIAPNEHYTQKMLGRCFFNLKKYDEAKKYFNKAIRIDRSDFKAYTYLGDINFEKKKFYKAQLDYMVATFAGKEPRDVEYYQLARVYEKLGNPKEGVKSYKRAFEENRKNYKALYQLAKTSEDYYKDKRIAYKHYKNYVNRFERKDSVLTKYAKERIKEIKKYYFLQGEILQ
- a CDS encoding M56 family metallopeptidase, with the translated sequence MINYIIQVVLFQVLFVAVYDFFLSKETFFNKNRWYLLSTALLSFVLPLFKISTVQKAVPQEYYTLLPEVVLSPQKVIEKAAWYQSFNYLDVLFWIGCLLFFVVFLVKLERIIRLVLQYGVARKENYKLVLLPKETKAFSFFNYIFLGKDIPSSKQEKIIQHELVHSEQKHTLDLLFFEFLKIIMWFNPMVYVYQNRISLVHEYISDAVASKSDKKENYINHLLADIFQVEHISFINQFYKHSLIKKRIIMMTKTQSKKVKQLKYLLLIPLLGSMILYTACSSVKLSEKRSKNITKENMSEVEDVPFSSLDKAPTFPGCEEGDRKCFNLSMMKFVKKNFNVKLADSIKEISGKKRIYALFKIGIDGRVFGFKVRAPHPELKTHTIDMLKKLPQMKPGEKNGKIVRTGFVLPITF